GCCGCCGTCCCCGAGCCGGTGCCCGCGGCGCCGGCGCGGCGTCATCAGCCGTCGGGCGGCCGCTGGGTGCCGATGCCCGCGGGCATGCCCCGCCTGGCCCGCCTCAGCACCGCCTTCGCCGACGCCCCGCGGATGCTCCGGCTGCTCGCCGCCGACCGCTACTCCGGCGTGGTCGAGCTCGCCGGGCCCGACGGCCGCCGCGACCTCCTCGTCTTCCTCGAGGGCGGCTGCGTGGCCACCAGCGTGGAGGAGGACGGACGGCCGGTGGAGGGTCCGCTGCGGCTGCCCGGCCCCGACCGCGGGCCGCTGGTGGAGATCAACGTCCGCCCCCACGCCGCCCCGATTGTCGTCGCCCTCGCCCTGGCGATGCGCTCGCCGGCGCTGCTCACCGGGCTGCACGCCAGCTTCGTGCGCCTCCCCGGCCTCCTCGAGGTGCTCGGACGGGAGCGCGCCGACGCCGCCTGCGTGGTCTCCACCCCGGTGGGCGCGGGGGTGATCCTGCTCGCCGGTGGAGTGCCGGTGGCCGCCTACGCGCGCCGCCTCGGCGAGGCTCCCGGCGAGGTGGCCGAGACCACCGACACCACCGCGGTCGCCGGCCTGCTCGCCTCCGGCGAGGGCGAGGTCGACGTCCACCGTGGCTCGCCGCCGCCGCCGCTCGACCTCGAGGCGATCATCGCCGCCGCCGCGCTCGAGACCGGGTAGCCGCCCGGGCCGGCCCGGGGTCTGGCGCAACGTCAAGAACCGTAGTAATTTGTACCGCCGTGATCAGGCCGCGGCGCCCGCCGCCCCGCCCCCTGAAGGACCACGCCCGCGGGTTCTACCGCGCCCTGCGCCGGCTCGCCCTCCGCGGCCCGCTGTGGACCCCGCTGGCGATGGCGGCGATCGCCTTCGCGCTGGTCACCCTGGCGCCGGTGCCGTGGGGCGGCGGCCTGGGGCTGCAGCAGCCGTGGCACACGGTGGCGCTGCTGGCGGCCGCGGGCGCGCTCCTCGTCGGCGTGTCCGCCTGGCCGGAGCGCTACCGGGCGCACCGCGGCGACCTCACCCGCCGGGATCTCGAGGAGCTCCGCCGCCTGCCCCGCGAGCGGCTCGCCGAGCTGGTCGCCGCCGCCTACCGGCGGGCCGGCTACGAGGCGGTGGAGACCGGCCGGGGGGTGGGCGCGGGCATCGACGTCGAGCTCCACAACCGCCGCGGCACCGCCCTGGTCCAGTGCCGCCACTACCGCCAGGCCAGCGTCGACATCGGCGCGCTGCGCGAGCTCCACGGCGTGATCCGGGCGGTCGGCGCCGCCGGCGGGGTGGTGGTGACCACCGGCGAGTTCACCGACGTGGCCGGCAGCTTCGCCCGGGTGCACCGCATCACCATGGTCGACGGCCGCACCCTGCTGCGGATGGTCCGGGTGGTCCACCCGGCGCGGGCGAGCGGACGGCTGGCCTCGCAGTAGCCGGCGGGAGGACGGTGGCCGGCGCGCCTCGCGCGGCCGGCGGGAGCCCACCGCCGGGAAGCCGGCGGCCGCCACGGTGGCGGCCGCCGTCCCCCCAGTTGCAGATCGCGCGGCGCTCACGAAGGCGAACCCTCTCACCCCCGAGCCCCCCAGCCCCGAGGTGGCGCCGGCGCGATCCACTTCGGGCATTGTGGTCCCGACCCGGTTAAGGCCCGCGCGCGGTCCGGTGCACGGATCTTCAGAACCGGTGACGCCGGAGTGACGGTCGGGGTCAGGCATGGCCTCCCCGGGGAAAACCCCGCGCCCGTCATCATGCGCCGGTGCCACCCGACCCCCCCCGCCAGCACCCCGTCGGCGACCACGCGCTGCTCGCCGACGGGCGCACCGCCGCGCTGCTCGCCCCCGACGGCAACGTCGCCTGGCTGTGCTGGCCGCGGGTCGACTCCGCGCCCGTGCTCCTCGGCATCCTCGACACCACCCGGGGGGGGCGCTTCCAGCTCCGTCCCGCCGGGCCGGCCGAGCTGGTCGAGCGCGGCTACCTCGGCGCCACCCTGGGGGTGCGCAGCGTCTGGGAGACCCCGCGCGGACGGCTGACCGTCGACGAGGCGCTCGCCTGGGACGGACCGCCCCGGCTGCTGCGCGGCCTGCGCGCCGAGGGGGGCGCGGTCGAGGTCGAGGTGATCCTCGAGCCCGCCTTCGGCGCCGGCGCCCTGGCGCCGCGCTGGGAGCGGTCCGGCGGGAGGGTGGTCGCGGCCGCCGGCGGCCTCCGGCTCAGCGTCGACGTGCCCGGCGGGTGGGAGCCCGGCGAGGGGGGCGCCCGCGCCCGCTTCCGGGTGGTACCCGGCGCCCCCACCGCGGTGGTGCTGAGCGGCGCCGAGCTGCGGCTGCCGGCGGAGGCCGCCCTCGACCTGCTCGACGGCACCCTCGCCCACTGGCGGGCGCAGGCGGGGCGGATGCGCACCGCCGGGGCGGCCGGGGGCGTGGTCGGCCGCGCCCTCGGCCCCACCGCCGCCGCCGAGGCGGTGGTGCGCAGCGGCCTGGTGCTCTGCGGCCTCCGCCAGCGCGGGGTGGGCCACGGCATCGTCGCCGCCCCGACCACCTCGTTGCCGCAGTGGCCGGGCTCGGCGCGCACCTGGGACTACCGCTACGGCTGGCCGCGGGACACCGCTCTCGCCGGCCTGGCGCTGCTGCGCCTCGGCCTGATCGAGGAGGCGAGCGGGCTCGGCGCCTTCTGCGGCGAGGCCTGCCGCGGCGGGGTGGCGCCGGCGCTGCTCCGGGTCGACGGCACCTCCCCGCCCGCGGAGTCCACCCTCGACCATCTCGCCGGCCACGGCGGCGCCCGGCCGGTGCGGATCGGCAACGGCGCCGCCTCCCAGGCGCAGCTCGACGTGGTCGGCGAGGTCGTCGACCTGGCCCACGGCCTGGATCGGGCCGGGGCCCTGCCCGAGGCGCTGCGCCTCGCCGTCCCCGAGCTCGCCGGGCTGGCCGAGCGGCGGTGGGAGCAGCCCGACCACGGCATCTGGGAGATCCGCGGCGCCCCCCGCCACTACACCCAGTCACGGGTCATGGCCTGGACCGGCCTGCGCCGCGCCGCCGTCCTCGCCCGCCGTGGCAGCGTTGCCGGCGACCCCGAGCGCTGGGAGGCGGTGGCGGCGCGGATCCGCGCCTCGGTGCTCGACGGGCTCCCCGCCGCCGCCCCCCTGCCCCTGCACCCCGGGGGCGGCCTCGACGGCGCCCTCGGGCTGGTGCCGCTGGTGGGCTTCCTCTCCGCCACCGATCCCCGCGCCGCCGCCACCCTCGAGGCGATCTCCACCGAGCTCGGCGCCTCCGGCCTGGTCGAGCGCCACAGCCCCGTCGACGACGGCATCGCCGACCCCTGCGCACCGTTCGTCTTCGCCACCCTGTGGCTCGGCGCCGCCCTCGAGCGCGGCGGCGGCGACGGCCGGCGCCACGTCGCCGCCGCGCTCGCCGAGCATGGGGTGGGCGGCCTGCTCGGCGAGGTCGCCCTGCCCGGGCGGGGGCCGCTCGGCAACTATCCGCAGGTGCAGAGCCACGCCTCGCTGATCCTCGCCGCGCTGCCCCGAGCCTAGCGGAGCCGGGGTCAGAGCTCGTCGAGCGCCGCCATCCCCATGGTGCGCAGCGCGTCGCCGAGGGTGGCCCGGGTGGCGGCGGTGAGCGCCCGGCGGAAGCGGCGGAGCTCGGGGTCCTCCTCGCGCACCATCGGCGGGGTGTGCTCGTAGAAGTCGCTGAACGCCGAGGCGAGCGAGAAGGCGTAGTCGGTCAGCACCACCGGGGCGAGCGCGGCCGCCGCCTCGGCGACCGCCCGCGGGTACTCCTCGATGCGGTGGAGCAGGGCGCGCTCCACCGGCAGCAGCTCCGCGGGGACCGGCAGCGGGCCCTCCCCATCACCGTCCGGCTCGGTCTTCCGGAGGATCCCCGAGGCGCGGGCGTGGGCGTACTGCAGGTACACGCCGGTGTCGCCGGTCGCCCGCAGCGCCTCCTCGAAGTCGAAGGCGATGATCTGGGTCAGCGAGAACTTCAGCAGGTAGTAGCGCACCGCGGCTGCGGCGAGGGCCCGCGCCGTCTCCGGGTCGCGCGCCTTGTCGCCGAGCTTGGCGACGGCGAGGTCGAGCAGGTCGTCGGCGCGGACCTCGATGCCGCGGCGCCCGCTCAGCGCCACCACCGCCGGGCCGCCCTCGGCGACCTCGACGCCGAGCTCGCGCGCCGCCGCCGGGGTGAGCGCCACCACCTCGTAGGCGAGGTGGACCGAGCGCTCGGCCTCGCCGTGGTGGCCGAGCCGGTCGAGGGAGTCGCGCACCACCCGCTGCAGGTACCCCTGGCGGGCGTCGATGACGTTGACCACCCGCGCCGCGTGGCCGAAGCCGGCGCCGTCGAGCACCGCGCCCTCGGCGCGAGCCGAGGTGGTCGCCGGCGACCCGGGCACCTCCGGGTGCCAGGGGCGGTAGTGGAAGTCGAGCCCGAGCAGGCCGAACTTCCAGAGCTGGTAGGCGATGTCCTTGGCGGTGTAGGTGGCCACCCCGTCGGACTTCACCAGCACCTTGGCGTCGCGCTCCTCGTCGCCACCCT
This portion of the Candidatus Dormiibacterota bacterium genome encodes:
- a CDS encoding arginine--tRNA ligase, with protein sequence MPDVRGDLVRAVRTALDELGCGPEVEAVVERSARPEFGDWSTPAPLRAARTLRRPPPVIAAELRDRLAATDVPWVREWTTTGGYVNARLDEARWVPAVIEEALGWNPAQPLPARFGLAVMAGKTLVEHTNINTNKAAHIGHLRNACLGDTVARVLRRTGHGVEVNDYIDDTGVQVADVVVGVRELGLEPREGEPFDQFCSRAYVEVSRRYETEPELVERRRATLRAIEDRDNEVAVFAKQLASRVVDAHLATMARFDIGYDLLTWESDIIELGFWRHAFEQLREAGAIVRVEAGKLAGCWVMPWEDGADAEGGDEERDAKVLVKSDGVATYTAKDIAYQLWKFGLLGLDFHYRPWHPEVPGSPATTSARAEGAVLDGAGFGHAARVVNVIDARQGYLQRVVRDSLDRLGHHGEAERSVHLAYEVVALTPAAARELGVEVAEGGPAVVALSGRRGIEVRADDLLDLAVAKLGDKARDPETARALAAAAVRYYLLKFSLTQIIAFDFEEALRATGDTGVYLQYAHARASGILRKTEPDGDGEGPLPVPAELLPVERALLHRIEEYPRAVAEAAAALAPVVLTDYAFSLASAFSDFYEHTPPMVREEDPELRRFRRALTAATRATLGDALRTMGMAALDEL
- a CDS encoding glycoside hydrolase family 15 protein, which encodes MPPDPPRQHPVGDHALLADGRTAALLAPDGNVAWLCWPRVDSAPVLLGILDTTRGGRFQLRPAGPAELVERGYLGATLGVRSVWETPRGRLTVDEALAWDGPPRLLRGLRAEGGAVEVEVILEPAFGAGALAPRWERSGGRVVAAAGGLRLSVDVPGGWEPGEGGARARFRVVPGAPTAVVLSGAELRLPAEAALDLLDGTLAHWRAQAGRMRTAGAAGGVVGRALGPTAAAEAVVRSGLVLCGLRQRGVGHGIVAAPTTSLPQWPGSARTWDYRYGWPRDTALAGLALLRLGLIEEASGLGAFCGEACRGGVAPALLRVDGTSPPAESTLDHLAGHGGARPVRIGNGAASQAQLDVVGEVVDLAHGLDRAGALPEALRLAVPELAGLAERRWEQPDHGIWEIRGAPRHYTQSRVMAWTGLRRAAVLARRGSVAGDPERWEAVAARIRASVLDGLPAAAPLPLHPGGGLDGALGLVPLVGFLSATDPRAAATLEAISTELGASGLVERHSPVDDGIADPCAPFVFATLWLGAALERGGGDGRRHVAAALAEHGVGGLLGEVALPGRGPLGNYPQVQSHASLILAALPRA
- a CDS encoding restriction endonuclease gives rise to the protein MIRPRRPPPRPLKDHARGFYRALRRLALRGPLWTPLAMAAIAFALVTLAPVPWGGGLGLQQPWHTVALLAAAGALLVGVSAWPERYRAHRGDLTRRDLEELRRLPRERLAELVAAAYRRAGYEAVETGRGVGAGIDVELHNRRGTALVQCRHYRQASVDIGALRELHGVIRAVGAAGGVVVTTGEFTDVAGSFARVHRITMVDGRTLLRMVRVVHPARASGRLASQ